The region TATCTGAATTTAGTTGTCTACTAGAGAAAAGAACAGTCGGTAAGAGGAACCCAATATGGCGGCATGTGAAGGATTCCAGATTCCAGAGGGCTATCGATGAAACCTCCCTCGTCTGTGTATAGTAGCGAACACCATCGTTTACGATCAGGACTGAAGGGAAAGTGGAAGAAATTGAAGCAAGACAcacgcaggaggaggaagtaaAGAAAGAATAAAACGATGAAAACGAGTAAGCAGCccgtatggtggtggtggtggtggcctggtCGTGCACGGCCCGGTATTCTGCCGTGCCGGAGTCAATACTAGATGATCTTGTCCGAGGTGTAGTACTGGCGCGACTCGAGACTGTGGCGCTTCACCACGTTCGTCACCTGGCGTGCCATGGTCGATTTGGTGCTGCGATAGTTTGTCGGTTGAGTTGCCAGTAGATAGGGAAGAGGTGGCCGACTCGGAACGGGCACTTCCGTGCACTGCATCCACGAGGTCACATCGTTGATCGCGACAAGGCTCTTGATCTGGAGCTTCTGCAACTGATTCGACTGCAGCGTTGCCGTCGTGGTCGAGGTTTGAGGTTGTGgcagttggtgatgatgatgcagatggtGGGCCCCAGGGCCTGAGCCATTATTCGCCAGACTAGGTAGACAGGTGGTGTTGGTATTGCTACTGTTTGTCCCTGCTGCCGGAACTCCACCGTACGCAGtcgaagcaaccgaaccggccaCGGTACTGATGGTCGATAAGGTGTGGTTCGATTGGGGCGATGATTCCGACTGATGCAGCTGATCGTTTGCAATCAGCTTAGCGTATGTCTCCTTGTACTTCCTCCGATCCGAATCCGTCAGTAGCTTGTTGCGGTGGAAGTTGATGTACATCTAAAGTGGAAAGTGAAGAATAGTGgcataaacaaacaccaaactAATTCTAGAACACTTACGCTTTGCACCAAGCCGCAGGTTCGGATGAGAAAGTCCCGCTGACCGAGCAATGCCATCCGTTCCCGCTCTTCGTAGTCCGCAATCTGATCGGGCGTGTAGTCATCGTGTTTCTTCGTCACCTTTAGCAGCTTCCGCTTGCggatctttttcttcgccccgagtgaaccaccgccaccggccgcATCCTCACCCGGACACAGTCCACTGCCCTTCTGGAGTTTCCGATTGTGCTTGTGCAGGATGGCCTGATTGAGGCGAAAGCGCTCCTCCAGTTCAatccgctgctgcttggcACACTCTTCCCGGCGCTTACTAGCGGCCGTCTCGTTGTACACCGAGGCCTGACTCTGGGCGATAAAGAACTGCAGGTAACGGTTCGGATCGCCGGGAGCCGGCAGGATTCTTCGGTAGCCTCCGAGATGCGTTTCCTCCCAGTTAATCTGCTCTGCCCACGGGCCCGTGCCATCCTCACCGTACAGCTCCTCGTCAGCCTCACCGTCCCCACCGGCCACTGTTCCATCTCCACGGCCACCTCCCTGTGCCGCAGTGTCCCCGGTCTTTGGGCCCGTCTGTTTCGAGTAATCCCGGAGCCGCTGCAGCAACCGGTTCTGGATGCGTCGCTTGTCCTCCTCCAGCACGCGCTTCTTCACCTCTCCGTTCAGGTTGAGCATCACGAACGTATCGCGGATCAGCGCTTCCTTGATCTCCTTGTCGATCGCTTCGTCCGTGTGGAACGACGGCGAGTGGTTCACCTCCAGCACGTACGGTTTCAGCTTGTGGTCGATCAGGATATCGAACCCGAGGATCTCGAAGCACGCCTGTATGATGTCGTGCGTTGGGAAGCTGGCCGTGTAGGTGTGCTTTAGCATTGGCCAGGCGCTCATCACCGTCTTCACGATCACGTCGTCAATGTTGCTCCACAGCTCGGCAATGTCGTAACCCTCGGCCGTCAGAATGCGGTTCAGGGTGGAGAACCGACGCTTCGAGCCCGCCTCATCATCGTTCGAGAACGTCCGGCTGTACTTGTTCACCGAGTAGTTCGTCAAGTGCATGAAATTGTTCGATGCATTCGTCACGCACGGTTCCTTGTACTTGTTCGTCGCAAACCTATTGGAAGTGGCCaggcgagagacagagaaggaCTAGATGAGCACAACACTGAATACAAGCAGAAGACGGTGCGCATGTCTCACCTGGCTAGACCCTCGTTGTAGACGAAGATCCGCAACGGATCGGTGGACGTGATCAGCGTGTACACGCGCAGATCAAACTTGTAgccatcgatcagcagcggtTTCGTGATGTACACCTGGCAGATCATACGATCCTTCGGGTTGATCTCCTTCAGGTTTTTCGTCAGGAAGATACCCTTCCCCTGTGAGCCCTGGTCCGGCTTCAGGATGAAGGTTTTGCTTCGATGTGTCCTGCTGTAAGCGATCGCATCGCCCAAGCTGAAAGTAGAAAGTTACGAAAGTGTcagtccatccatccaataCCCTGCCGCGTGCTGGCCACTTACTCTGCCGGGAAGCACCAGGTTTTCGGGAAGATCTGATAGTCGATCGGGAACAGCTTGAGCATGCGGTTCAGGTTTCGGGCCAGCAGATCCTTGCGGCAAATCTCGAACATCCCGGGAAAGTGGTTCACCTTCTGGAAGCGGCGCATATCGCGGCAAAAGTCCACCCCGACGAACGAGTCGGTCCAGCAGACGTTCCATAGGTCCGACTCAGCAACTAGCCGGTAGCCGAGCCGCTTCACCACCCGCGAAATGATGTCGTAGCGGCAGTTGAGTATACAAATACTGATCGGTAGTCTGGTGATCGCGTGTGATCGTGTGAGCGACACGTGGTTCGTAGgggcgaaagaaaaatgatccgATAATGCGTCAGGAACCGGTGAACGGTTGATGgtgaaaatggtggtggtggtggtggtgcagaaaATGTGATGGTTGCCAAGGGAACCGAAATAATGGAAGCGATCGTCCAACCAGGAAGCTGAAGCGCACCAACTTCCAACGCTTCTTGGTGGCATGTTGGCCCAGTTAAAGGGGAGAGGTTCTTATGGTGGTGAGGCGAGAGGGTGAAGGGATGAATGTACAGGGCAAAGGGTACGAACTGATCGAATGCCAATGACGGATACGACGACGGCGCTTacgttttctttgctttcttgAGTCTATGTACGAGGCGCGCGCTGTGATCGAGGCCACCTctgcagctgcaactgcaaaGGATGACCGGGCGGAAGTTAGatagacagaaagagaaagagagaaagaaagagaaaaagaaaactcatttGTACAAACGGACACACATTCCGGCTAGGCCCGAtcgaatgtcctttttttcaatGGCTGAGAACAGATAATGGTAATGATGTGTGAAGCTTAACGCAAGGATGCGGAAATAGGGGGCGATAGAGAGACGACAAGGAAAGATAtaaataaagaagaataaaaggACAGAATATGGAGATACGGTGAACACTAAAATAACTCCAAAAGCACTCTAAGCACTCCGGTATACTAAGTGAACCAAGCGTCCCGGCCTACTGCCAACACGATACAGGACCCTCACAACGCGGGGCCACACTGCAGTGAGCACCGGGGTGACTGCAATGCAGTGCAAGCAACAGTCAACAGACGCAACAAAGAGTGCAACGCGAATGGAGAGGGTGCGATCGGGGAGCTTTGTGGTGCTTCCGCTTCATCACTGTCACACTAAACCGCATCGCagcaatccaccaccatcatcgtcaatcgcaattgcccccccccccccccccacccaaagTTTGAACACTAATTGCATAATTTAGGGACGAGCtattaaaatggaaataaagcTCCCGCGACACCCGGCAACGGCTCAGCCTGTCTAAATCCAGTGCCTCTGTGCCTAAATTTAGAGCCAAAAAGGCACGGCGGGTCACAAGACGCCAATGAACAAAGCGGACCCAAAAGCGGACGCTCCAAATTTAGCTACCGTGCGATCCGAAAATAATGGCGACCACTAACAAAGTTTGGCTACTGCTGCCTATTTCCGTTTAGGTCTTGGGTGGCCATGTCCAAACGGGAGCTGCCGGAAggtgaaaagaaggaaggaaggtggagtACTTGAAACTTCTGGCTTCTGGGAGCCCAcgaccgtggcgtggcggctGCACTACGTCGCGTGAAGCAACAAATaatcaaccaaacacaccGTGTTCCGGCGCGTTGCCTTGGCAGTCTGGCCGGAACCGCGCTTCACGACGTGCGGAGCAAGGTGTACGCGAGCCCGGCAACCAAAA is a window of Anopheles aquasalis chromosome 2, idAnoAquaMG_Q_19, whole genome shotgun sequence DNA encoding:
- the LOC126570627 gene encoding tubulin polyglutamylase TTLL13-like, which codes for MMSRNSQKPSKPGLVKSSSEDADTNEESSSGSTETGSSSETESEMDTTETSFSSKSATECGGHGSGCSQQQQQQQQQHQQQSQQGLLRVHNRNYGVYGSGTGGAELKNSKNSCHNHHNHHHHHHHHHHHHGEDECKKDANCSCRGGLDHSARLVHRLKKAKKTLPISICILNCRYDIISRVVKRLGYRLVAESDLWNVCWTDSFVGVDFCRDMRRFQKVNHFPGMFEICRKDLLARNLNRMLKLFPIDYQIFPKTWCFPADLGDAIAYSRTHRSKTFILKPDQGSQGKGIFLTKNLKEINPKDRMICQVYITKPLLIDGYKFDLRVYTLITSTDPLRIFVYNEGLARFATNKYKEPCVTNASNNFMHLTNYSVNKYSRTFSNDDEAGSKRRFSTLNRILTAEGYDIAELWSNIDDVIVKTVMSAWPMLKHTYTASFPTHDIIQACFEILGFDILIDHKLKPYVLEVNHSPSFHTDEAIDKEIKEALIRDTFVMLNLNGEVKKRVLEEDKRRIQNRLLQRLRDYSKQTGPKTGDTAAQGGGRGDGTVAGGDGEADEELYGEDGTGPWAEQINWEETHLGGYRRILPAPGDPNRYLQFFIAQSQASVYNETAASKRREECAKQQRIELEERFRLNQAILHKHNRKLQKGSGLCPGEDAAGGGGSLGAKKKIRKRKLLKVTKKHDDYTPDQIADYEERERMALLGQRDFLIRTCGLVQSMYINFHRNKLLTDSDRRKYKETYAKLIANDQLHQSESSPQSNHTLSTISTVAGSVASTAYGGVPAAGTNSSNTNTTCLPSLANNGSGPGAHHLHHHHQLPQPQTSTTTATLQSNQLQKLQIKSLVAINDVTSWMQCTEVPVPSRPPLPYLLATQPTNYRSTKSTMARQVTNVVKRHSLESRQYYTSDKII